In a single window of the Paramisgurnus dabryanus chromosome 23, PD_genome_1.1, whole genome shotgun sequence genome:
- the LOC135780822 gene encoding histone H4, with amino-acid sequence MSGRGKGGKGLGKGGAKRHRKVLRDNIQGITKPAIRRLARRGGVKRISGLIYEETRGVLKVFLENVIRDAVTYTEHAKRKTVTAMDVVYALKRQGRTLYGFGG; translated from the coding sequence ATGTCTGGGAGAGGTAAAGGCGGTAAAGGACTCGGCAAAGGAGGCGCTAAGCGTCATCGCAAGGTTTTGCGTGATAACATCCAGGGAATCACCAAACCCGCCATCCGTCGTCTCGCTCGTCGTGGTGGAGTCAAGCGTATCTCCGGTCTGATCTATGAGGAGACTCGCGGTGTGCTGAAGGTGTTTTTGGAGAACGTTATTCGTGACGCCGTCACCTACACTGAACACGCCAAGAGAAAGACCGTCACCGCCATGGATGTCGTCTATGCTCTGAAGCGTCAGGGTCGCACTCTGTACGGTTTCGGAGGTTAA